One genomic region from Clostridia bacterium encodes:
- a CDS encoding DUF421 domain-containing protein has product MDPVLRVAVFSVSSFLFLFVITKIMGKKQIAQLSFLDYVIGISLGSIAAEMSTDPERPFYHFFIAMTIYLVLDLILTFLARKAIFLKKFVRGRPIVLIESGKINYGNLSRSKLDINDLLSMCRAKGYFDLRSVAYCIFETSGEVSILPARSAVPAKSVDLGAVPPEPSLSKDVIEDGRIIEKALRQIGKDEAWLKERLGISDESEIKKIALATYYEDTKELMIHYKDA; this is encoded by the coding sequence ATGGATCCCGTTCTTCGCGTCGCCGTGTTTTCCGTTTCGAGCTTTCTGTTTCTTTTCGTGATCACGAAAATCATGGGAAAGAAGCAGATCGCGCAACTTTCCTTTTTGGATTACGTCATCGGGATCTCTTTGGGGTCGATCGCCGCGGAAATGTCCACCGATCCCGAACGTCCGTTTTATCACTTCTTCATCGCGATGACGATCTATCTCGTCTTGGATCTGATCCTGACCTTTCTCGCGCGCAAAGCGATCTTTTTGAAGAAGTTCGTTCGCGGTCGCCCGATCGTCTTGATCGAGAGCGGAAAGATCAATTACGGGAATCTGTCGCGCAGTAAGCTCGATATAAACGACCTTCTCTCGATGTGTCGTGCGAAAGGGTATTTCGATCTTCGGTCGGTCGCCTATTGCATTTTCGAGACGAGCGGGGAAGTCTCGATCCTGCCCGCGAGGAGCGCCGTCCCCGCGAAAAGCGTCGATCTCGGCGCGGTGCCGCCCGAACCTTCGCTGAGTAAGGACGTCATCGAGGACGGGCGAATCATCGAAAAAGCGCTTCGGCAGATCGGGAAGGACGAAGCGTGGCTGAAAGAGCGGCTCGGAATTTCGGATGAAAGCGAGATCAAAAAGATCGCGCTTGCGACCTACTACGAGGATACGAAAGAATTAATGATTCATTACAAGGATGCATAG
- a CDS encoding helix-turn-helix domain-containing protein, protein MEIKLGERLRELRKESGLTQKEVAAKFNLNSVTYLHYEKSQREPSLSLLADFAAFYKVSVDYLLGLKDFE, encoded by the coding sequence ATGGAGATTAAACTCGGCGAACGGTTGAGAGAACTTCGCAAAGAAAGCGGACTTACGCAAAAAGAGGTCGCCGCAAAGTTTAACTTAAACAGCGTTACTTATCTCCATTACGAGAAATCGCAAAGAGAACCGTCTCTTTCTTTGCTTGCGGATTTCGCCGCCTTTTACAAAGTTTCCGTAGATTATCTCTTGGGTCTCAAAGATTTCGAATAG
- a CDS encoding leucine-rich repeat domain-containing protein, with amino-acid sequence MKRKCFLILLGIAAALWLFASCDILNSQNDQKSTTDSDRIRSVYTAYAENGGTLSYDEWLASIKGEKGDPGANGKDGAAGNGIEKIEKTATEGLVDTYTITFTDGTTSAFTITNGKDGEDGKDGKGAEDGKDGIDGVNADGTSPNPNAPTADYYFRFKLLENATYEITARYQDLPPVVRIPSTYNGKAVTVIGESAFQNRTSMDEIVIPDSVTTIESYAFYGCTGLTSVTIPDSVTRIEGVTFYGCASLTSVTIPNGVTSIGISAFYGCASLTSVTIPNGVTSIGSDAFSGCTGLTSISYEGDISGWCTISSGLSNLIGTVPIKIGGTLREELFVGDVTIPNSVTSIGNYAFRGCTGLTSITIPNSVTSIGNYAFSGCTGLTSITIPESVTNIGSYAFSGCTGLTSITIPESVTNIGLYAFSRCTGLTAISGSAGMVSVVAKQCGSVSFSVTITSGTTIGNSAFSGCTGLTSITIPESVTSIGEAAFYGCNGLTSVTIPNSVTSIGERAFYGCTELTAITGNAEMASVVAKQCGSSSYSVTICSGETVIPQNAFKNCSGLTSITIGKSVISIGKFAFDGCNSLSSITISNSVTSIDYNALYGCSGLTTIYYEGDLASWCAIMDHGNLMSKDRCSLYINGKKIEGDLVIPSSITSICSCAFYCAGLTSIHYEGDLSEWCAMERGYQIIAEDCDLYIDGHKIEGDLIIPNGVTSIGYYAFEGFRSLTSVTIPSTVTSIGVCAFGNCIGLTSISIPESATSIGNDAFYCCTELTSITIPNGVTSIGDTVFYGCTGLTSISFQGTMRQWYDSWYGTHQQGGEYVIHCTDGDIVDTKYMD; translated from the coding sequence ATGAAGAGAAAGTGTTTTTTGATTCTTTTAGGGATAGCTGCCGCACTATGGTTGTTCGCTTCTTGCGACATCTTAAATTCGCAAAATGATCAGAAGAGTACGACGGATTCCGATCGGATTCGTTCGGTCTATACGGCGTATGCGGAAAACGGCGGCACTCTTTCTTACGATGAATGGCTCGCCTCGATCAAAGGCGAGAAGGGCGACCCGGGAGCAAACGGAAAAGACGGCGCCGCGGGAAACGGAATTGAGAAAATCGAAAAGACCGCGACCGAAGGGTTGGTTGACACTTATACGATTACTTTTACGGATGGAACGACTTCCGCCTTTACGATTACGAACGGTAAAGACGGAGAGGATGGCAAGGACGGAAAGGGCGCCGAGGACGGAAAAGACGGGATAGACGGGGTAAACGCAGACGGCACCTCTCCGAATCCAAACGCGCCCACGGCGGATTATTATTTCCGTTTCAAACTGCTCGAAAACGCCACCTACGAGATCACGGCGCGTTATCAAGATCTTCCCCCGGTTGTAAGGATCCCTTCTACCTATAACGGAAAAGCCGTAACGGTGATCGGAGAAAGTGCCTTCCAAAATAGAACGTCAATGGATGAGATCGTGATTCCGGACAGCGTAACAACAATTGAGAGTTATGCGTTCTACGGTTGCACGGGTTTGACTTCCGTTACGATTCCGGATAGTGTAACCCGCATTGAGGGTGTTACGTTCTACGGTTGCGCGAGCTTGACTTCCGTTACGATTCCGAACGGCGTAACGAGTATTGGGATCAGTGCGTTCTACGGTTGCGCGAGCTTGACTTCCGTTACGATTCCGAACGGCGTAACGAGTATTGGGAGCGATGCGTTCAGCGGTTGTACGGGCTTAACTTCGATTTCTTATGAGGGAGATATTTCGGGGTGGTGCACGATTTCTTCGGGGTTGAGCAATTTGATCGGCACCGTGCCGATTAAGATCGGGGGAACCCTCAGAGAGGAATTGTTTGTTGGAGATGTAACGATTCCGAACAGCGTAACGAGTATTGGAAACTATGCGTTCAGAGGTTGTACGGGCTTGACCTCTATTACGATCCCGAACAGCGTAACGAGCATTGGGAACTATGCGTTCAGCGGTTGTACGGGCTTGACTTCGATTACGATCCCGGAGAGCGTAACAAATATTGGATCATATGCGTTTTCGGGTTGCACGGGATTAACTTCCATCACGATCCCGGAGAGCGTAACAAATATTGGATTATATGCGTTTTCGCGTTGCACGGGGTTGACCGCGATCAGCGGCAGCGCGGGAATGGTTTCGGTTGTCGCAAAGCAATGCGGAAGTGTCTCGTTTTCCGTAACCATTACTTCGGGAACGACGATCGGGAACAGTGCGTTTTCGGGTTGCACGGGATTAACTTCCATCACGATCCCGGAGAGCGTAACGAGTATCGGCGAAGCTGCATTCTATGGCTGTAACGGCTTAACTTCCGTTACGATTCCGAATAGCGTAACGAGCATCGGAGAACGTGCGTTTTACGGTTGCACAGAATTAACCGCGATTACCGGCAATGCGGAGATGGCTTCGGTTGTGGCGAAACAATGCGGAAGTTCCTCGTATTCGGTGACGATCTGTTCGGGCGAAACGGTAATTCCTCAAAATGCGTTTAAGAATTGTTCGGGTTTAACTTCCATCACGATAGGAAAGAGCGTAATAAGCATTGGCAAATTTGCGTTTGACGGTTGTAATAGTTTATCATCCATTACGATCTCGAACTCTGTTACGAGCATCGATTATAATGCATTATATGGTTGTTCGGGTTTAACTACGATTTATTATGAAGGCGATCTTGCAAGCTGGTGCGCTATAATGGATCACGGCAATTTGATGTCTAAAGATCGCTGCTCCTTATATATAAACGGAAAGAAGATTGAAGGTGATCTTGTTATCCCGAGCAGTATAACGAGCATTTGTTCCTGCGCGTTTTATTGCGCGGGTTTAACTTCAATTCATTATGAGGGGGATCTTTCGGAATGGTGCGCGATGGAGAGAGGCTATCAAATTATTGCGGAAGATTGCGATTTGTATATAGATGGGCATAAGATTGAAGGTGATCTTATAATCCCGAACGGAGTAACAAGCATAGGTTATTACGCGTTTGAAGGGTTCCGTAGCTTGACTTCCGTTACAATTCCATCGACTGTAACGAGCATTGGCGTGTGTGCGTTCGGAAATTGCATCGGCTTAACTTCGATTTCGATCCCGGAGAGCGCAACG